From the genome of Ignavibacteriales bacterium, one region includes:
- a CDS encoding phosphoketolase family protein: protein MKTKRVSKKKLVKEVREGLEENIITKSKKKSAKDKPLSQELLQKMNAYWRAANYLSVGQIYLFDNPLLKKPLKLEHIKPRLLGHFGTTPGLNFIYVHLNRIIKKYDLNMIYVIGPGHGAPGIVANTYLEGTYSEVYPNITRDEEGMKKLFTQFSFPGGIPSHVAPETPGSIHEGGELGYSLSHAYGAAFDNPDLIVSCVVGDGESETGPLATSWHSNKFLDPVRDGAVLPILHLNGYKIAGPTVLARISHEELDQLFRGYGYKPYFVEGDDPDRLHQIMAATLDTIVAEIKQIQTNARNNGFRERPKWPMIIFRTLKGWTCPKVVDGLPIEGTFRAHQVPITNFVEKPEHVKILEHWMKSYKAEKLFDKNGKLIPELAELAPIGERRMGANPHANGGFLLKELKMPDFRDYALKINNPGVDEGEATRVQGKFIRDVVKLNQTNFRVFSPDETASNRWGDVFDVTNRCSTAEIISIDEDVAPDGRVMEMLSEHQCEGWLEGYLLTGRHGFFSCYEAFIHIIDSMFNQHAKWLKVAHDIPWRSRVASLNILLSSHVWRQDHNGFSHQDPGFIDHVVNKKADVIRVYLPPDANTLLSVTDHCLRSRDYVNVIVAGKQPALQWMDMDSAIKHCTAGLGIWEWASNDKGGDPDVVMACCGDVPTLETMAAVEILRKNFPELKVRVINVVDLMTLQPKSEHPHGLSDKDFDTLFTKDKHVIFAFHGYPLLIHRLTYRRSNQDRFHVRGYKEEGTTTTPFDMVVLNEMDRFHLVGDVIDRVPGLGSKAAYVKQFLRDKLLDHKKYINKYGQDMPEIRNWKWNNNNNKRRKI, encoded by the coding sequence ATGAAAACAAAGAGAGTGTCGAAGAAGAAATTGGTTAAAGAAGTAAGAGAAGGACTTGAAGAGAACATTATCACGAAATCTAAAAAGAAGAGTGCAAAGGATAAACCATTATCTCAAGAACTTCTGCAAAAGATGAATGCCTATTGGCGCGCTGCAAACTATCTGTCGGTCGGGCAGATTTATTTGTTTGATAATCCGTTGTTAAAGAAACCATTGAAATTAGAACATATAAAACCGCGGCTGCTCGGTCATTTTGGTACAACTCCCGGACTTAATTTTATCTATGTTCATCTCAATCGTATCATAAAGAAATACGACCTGAATATGATATATGTTATCGGACCGGGTCATGGTGCACCCGGAATAGTAGCCAATACATATTTGGAAGGAACATACAGCGAGGTTTATCCTAATATCACCCGGGATGAAGAGGGCATGAAAAAACTGTTCACTCAATTTTCTTTTCCGGGCGGAATTCCGAGTCATGTTGCGCCTGAAACGCCGGGTTCTATTCATGAAGGCGGAGAACTCGGTTACTCTCTGTCCCATGCTTATGGCGCGGCGTTCGACAATCCCGATCTGATAGTATCATGTGTCGTTGGCGACGGTGAATCGGAAACGGGTCCGCTGGCTACAAGTTGGCACTCGAACAAATTTCTCGATCCGGTTCGCGACGGAGCTGTACTTCCCATCTTACATTTGAACGGTTATAAGATAGCCGGACCAACTGTACTGGCGCGTATCAGTCACGAAGAATTAGATCAGCTCTTCCGTGGTTACGGATACAAACCATATTTTGTAGAGGGAGATGATCCCGACAGACTTCATCAAATCATGGCGGCCACACTCGATACGATTGTTGCTGAAATTAAACAGATACAAACAAACGCGCGTAACAACGGCTTTAGGGAACGACCGAAATGGCCAATGATTATTTTTCGAACTCTTAAAGGATGGACTTGCCCGAAAGTGGTTGATGGTCTGCCCATCGAAGGTACATTCCGAGCACATCAAGTACCGATTACAAATTTTGTGGAAAAGCCTGAACATGTAAAAATTCTTGAACATTGGATGAAGAGTTACAAAGCAGAAAAGTTATTTGATAAAAACGGAAAACTAATTCCCGAACTAGCTGAGTTAGCACCTATTGGTGAAAGACGTATGGGAGCGAATCCGCATGCTAACGGAGGATTTCTTCTTAAAGAATTAAAGATGCCGGATTTCCGTGATTACGCTCTGAAGATAAATAATCCCGGCGTTGATGAAGGAGAAGCCACGCGCGTTCAGGGTAAGTTCATTCGTGATGTAGTGAAACTTAACCAAACCAACTTTCGTGTTTTCAGCCCGGACGAAACTGCATCCAATCGATGGGGAGATGTATTCGATGTAACGAACCGCTGCTCAACCGCTGAAATTATTTCCATCGACGAGGATGTTGCGCCTGATGGCCGTGTAATGGAAATGCTGAGCGAGCATCAATGTGAAGGCTGGCTCGAAGGTTATTTACTTACTGGCAGACACGGCTTTTTCTCATGTTACGAAGCATTCATCCACATCATTGATTCGATGTTTAACCAGCACGCAAAGTGGCTCAAAGTAGCTCACGATATTCCATGGCGAAGTCGGGTAGCCTCATTGAACATTTTGCTTTCGTCTCATGTTTGGCGACAAGATCATAATGGATTTAGTCATCAAGATCCAGGTTTCATTGACCACGTGGTAAATAAAAAAGCGGATGTTATTCGCGTCTATCTGCCACCAGACGCAAACACATTGCTGTCGGTAACAGATCATTGCTTACGAAGCCGTGATTATGTCAATGTCATTGTTGCAGGAAAACAACCGGCGCTGCAATGGATGGACATGGATTCTGCCATTAAACACTGCACAGCCGGACTCGGTATTTGGGAATGGGCAAGCAATGACAAAGGTGGAGACCCGGATGTTGTCATGGCTTGCTGCGGTGACGTTCCAACATTGGAGACAATGGCAGCCGTTGAAATTCTTCGTAAGAATTTTCCTGAACTTAAAGTCAGAGTCATCAACGTGGTAGATCTGATGACACTTCAACCAAAGAGCGAGCATCCCCACGGACTTAGTGATAAGGATTTTGATACACTCTTCACGAAAGACAAACATGTTATCTTCGCATTTCACGGTTACCCGCTTCTGATCCATCGTTTAACGTATCGAAGATCCAATCAAGATCGGTTTCATGTACGCGGATATAAGGAAGAAGGAACAACCACAACGCCATTTGACATGGTGGTGTTGAATGAGATGGATCGTTTCCATTTGGTTGGCGATGTGATTGACCGAGTGCCGGGTTTAGGTTCGAAGGCGGCTTATGTTAAACAATTCCTCCGCGACAAACTATTGGACCACAAAAAATA
- a CDS encoding acetate/propionate family kinase, with amino-acid sequence MTKQSSIKPTQANVLAINGGSSSIKFALYRFGEDLEKSFHGSIDRIGLPGMVLTSTDSKKNEKDSFLIESSDTRTASNILIEWLEEQIDFSLITGVGHRVVFGMKHTEPELITKELLDELHRISPYDSDHLPVEIELIEVLLQRYPKLHQVACYDTTFHRTMPRVAKLFPIPRRFDKMGIQRYGFHGLSYAYLIEELARVAGEKVAQGRVILAHLGSGASLAAVHEGKSIDTSMGFTPAGGITMSTRPGDLDPGVVWYMMKSENLTPKQFNKLINHESGLLGISETSSDMKDLLAKENDDIRASEAIALFCYQVKKWIGSFSAALGGLDTLVFAGGIGENCPVIRSRICEGLGFLGIELDEKRNIANAHVVSIENGKTTVRVIHTDEEWMIAKTVNQIINLNIE; translated from the coding sequence ATGACAAAGCAGTCATCCATAAAACCAACTCAGGCTAATGTACTGGCAATCAATGGCGGCTCATCGAGCATTAAATTCGCTCTATATAGATTTGGCGAAGATCTGGAAAAAAGTTTTCATGGAAGTATTGATCGTATTGGTTTGCCTGGTATGGTCTTAACATCCACTGACTCAAAAAAAAATGAAAAAGATAGCTTCCTTATCGAGTCATCTGATACTCGTACAGCATCAAATATTTTGATCGAGTGGCTCGAAGAACAAATCGATTTTTCTTTGATTACTGGCGTAGGACATCGTGTGGTTTTTGGTATGAAACACACAGAACCTGAACTCATAACAAAAGAATTACTCGATGAATTACACCGAATCAGTCCTTACGATTCTGATCATCTACCTGTAGAGATTGAATTGATCGAGGTATTACTGCAGCGGTATCCTAAATTACATCAAGTCGCTTGCTATGATACTACGTTTCACCGCACCATGCCGCGGGTTGCAAAATTATTTCCGATTCCCCGCCGCTTCGACAAAATGGGAATACAGCGATATGGATTTCATGGTTTGTCTTATGCTTATCTCATCGAAGAACTCGCTCGTGTCGCCGGTGAAAAAGTTGCGCAAGGTCGTGTTATACTTGCTCATCTCGGCAGCGGTGCAAGCTTAGCTGCCGTCCATGAAGGTAAGAGTATTGATACGAGCATGGGATTCACACCTGCCGGAGGAATTACGATGAGCACTCGTCCTGGTGATTTAGATCCGGGAGTTGTGTGGTATATGATGAAGTCGGAAAATCTCACACCCAAACAATTCAACAAACTAATAAATCACGAATCAGGTTTGCTAGGTATTTCTGAAACAAGTTCCGATATGAAGGATTTACTCGCAAAAGAAAATGATGACATTCGGGCTTCAGAAGCCATTGCATTATTTTGCTATCAGGTGAAGAAGTGGATAGGATCTTTCTCAGCTGCACTTGGCGGGTTGGACACATTGGTTTTTGCCGGCGGCATCGGTGAAAACTGCCCGGTCATCCGCTCTCGTATTTGTGAAGGACTGGGATTTCTTGGAATCGAGCTTGATGAAAAACGAAACATCGCAAACGCTCACGTTGTATCAATAGAAAACGGGAAGACAACAGTCCGTGTTATTCACACAGACGAGGAATGGATGATAGCGAAGACTGTAAATCAAATTATAAATCTTAATATTGAATAG